In the genome of Pusillimonas sp. T7-7, the window CGCCTTCCCGGCAAGTACAACCTGCCAACCGCCGTAGCCATCGAGCTTGGCTTGTTGAAGAACGTCTCGCTGTCGTAGGCGGCAAAGAATGAAAACACCGTCAGGGTGCAGGTTCTTCCTGTTGATTCGATGAGATCAAACGGGTGCTACACCCACTGTCATGCCGCCGCATACGTATAAAACCTGGCCTGTGGTGAAGCCACTGCGTTCGTCCATGAGGAATGATGCCGCCTGTGCAATGTCATCTGGGGTGCCGACCCGCTTGACCGGTACTGACTCGATGATTCTTTCAGTTCGTGCGTCGCCGGGTGGGTTTGCTTTGTCGAATAATTCTGTACGGATGGGGCCTGGCCCTATGGCATTAGCGGTAATTCCATACTGGCCCAGCTCTAGCGCCCATACCCGGGTCATGCCGAGCAAACCTGCTTTTGATGTGGCGTAGGCCGTGCGTAGTTCTTTGCCCAGCGCTGCGCGCGAAGACATATTGACGATACGGCCAAATTTGGCTGCTTTCATTCCCGGGAGCAGTGCTTGCATGCATTGCACTGCGCAGCGTACATTCAAAGACCAGGCTAATTGCAGCTCATCCAGAGTCTGGTTTTCAGCGAGGGCGGGCACCACTATGCCTACATTGTTGACCAGCCGCGTAATCGGACCACCTTCAAGAGCCTGCTCCAATGCGTGAGCTGTTTCTTTGGGGTCGGATAGGTCAGCCTGAATCCCATCCCCGATACGGTCGATGATGATGGGTTGATACCCATCCTGGCGACAGCGGGTAGCGATGGCGGCGCCGATGCCGCTGGCGCCGCCGGTGATCAGAACACGTTCTTTACTCACAAATATCCTTTTATATTATTTCCCCACCCTTCATTTTCTGAAGAGTTGGGGAGGTGATCAGAGGGGTTGAAAGCCTGAAGACTTGACAACATCTTCCCATTTTTGAAGTTCGGCCTTGATATAGCTTGCAAACTCTGCAGGGCTGTTGCTGACCGCTTTTGCCCCTTGTCCTGCCAGACGTTCTTTTACATCAGGCATATCCAGAATCTTGACTATCTCGGTATTGAGTTTTTCAATGATATCTGTTGGTGTGCCGGCAGGGGCCAAGATACCAAACCAGGCAGTGGCTTCGTAGTTCTTGACGCCTTCTTCCGCAATAGTCGGCAATTCTGGCGCTGCTTCAGAACGTTCGCTTGTTGTTACGGCAAAGGCCTTCAATTTTCCGGCTTGCACATGAGGTAATGCCGACGGCATGTTGTCGAACATGATGTCGACCTGGCCGCCAAGCAGATCAATGACGGCGGGGCCACTGCCTTTGTAAGGCACATGCAGCATGTCTACACCAGCCAGACTTTTGAACATCTCTCCTGAAAGATGAATGGAACTGCCGTTACCTGACGAAGCAAAGGTGATTTCACCCGGTTTTTGTTTTGCCAAGGCAATGAGTTCCTGGACGGAATTGGCCTCTAGGGAAGGATTGGCTACCAGAATGTTAGGCACTGCGGCAACGAGCGATATAGGCGCGAAGTCTTTGACCGCATCAAAGGACATCTCTTTGTAGACACTTTGATTGATTGCGTGCGTCCCAACGGTGCCAAGCAGCAGCGTATAGCCGTCTGGTTTGGCGCGGGCGACCATCGCGGAGCCAATGTTGCCGCCTGCTCCGGGGCGATTATCGACGACCACGGTAGTATCAAGGGCGGTACCCAGCTTCTCAGCAACGGTGCGTGCCAGAAAATCGCTGGTGCCTCCGGCGGAGAAGGGCACAATCATTTGAATAGGCTTGGAGGGATAATCAGTGGCTGCAGCGTTTGCCGACGCGCCGGTGACCGTGACGGCAAGCAGCAGGGCATTGAATAGAGGGGCAGGGGAAATTTTCATGTTGTCTCCGGACGTCGTATTAAATAAAAAGCTGCGTACAGCACTCAAGATGACAAACCGAGTATTTTTCGAGCTTGGCTTGCCGAGGCAACATCGCCTCCAATTGACTCAATGATGCGGCGTGCTCGTCCAACGAGTTGCGCGTTACTCTCGGCCAGGACGCCTTTGGACATGTAGATGTTGTCTTCAAGGCCGACCCGCACGTGGCCGCCGTAAAGATAGGCCTGAGCGACCATGGGAAACTCGTGCCTGCCTATGCCGAACGCGGACCATGTGGCGCCTGCCGGTAGCATGCTGCGCGCATAGGCCATGGTTTCGGGGTTGGCCGCAAAGCCGTAATTCACGCCGAGTACAAAACTGAACAGTCCTGGACCATCGAGTTCGCCTTCGCGTATCAAGTCGCACGCCAAACGCAGGTCGCCGGAATCAAAGATTTCAAGTTCAGGTTTGACACCTGCTTGTTTGATGATGCGAGCCATCTTGCGTACGTTGGTCGGCGTGTTGATCACGACCTGCCCGGCTGAGTTCATCGTATTCAGATCCAGCGTACAGATTTCAGGACGCAATTCAGCAATATGCTCGACACGTAATTCAGGGCGCAGCAGCGTCGTCCCCGGGCCTGCCACCCTTGGATCCTCCTCGCTTGGAACGAAGCGTCCGCCAGGGCCTGTTGTCAGGTTAATCACCATATCGGGATTGCCCTGACGGATCCGGTCCATGACCTCCCGGTAGTGCTCCATTTCCATGGAGGGCCTGCCCGTCTTGGGGTCGCGCACATGAATGTGCGCGACGGTAGCGCCTTCTTTCGATGCCTCGAGTGCCGAATCCGCAATTTCTTTTGGCGTGACTGGAAGTCCGGGATGTTGCTCAGGTGTGGTGAGATTGCCGGTAATAGCGCAGGTGATGATGACCTTCTCTTGCATGATGTTGACGTCTGCCCTGTTGATCGTAGAAAGTTCATCCTACTCATACGCCGAAAACCGGTCAATACCGATTATCGAAATATTGTGCGATAATCGAACATATGTATTGATGCAAAATAGGAGAGTAAGTGAATTCAGCTGAGGAAATTGCCGCGCTGGCGGGCGATCCTAATTTCATGGCGTCGCTGGCACGTGGCCTTGTAGTGATTCGAGCTTTTTCAGCTGAACGCCCGCATATGACGGTTTCGCAGGTCAGCCAAAAAACAGGCATACCTCGTGCAGCTGTGCGACGCTGCTTGTACACGCTCTGCAAAATGGAATTTGTTGATAGCCTGGAAGGGGGGATGTTTGGCTTGAGGCCCAGGGTGCTTCTTCTGGGGCATGGCTATTTTGCTTCATCGTCGCTGCGCCAGGCGGCCGAGCCGATTTTGAATCGTTTAAGCGGCCCGCTAGATGAGTCAAGTTCAGTCTCGGTTCTTGATGGC includes:
- a CDS encoding tripartite tricarboxylate transporter substrate binding protein; this translates as MKISPAPLFNALLLAVTVTGASANAAATDYPSKPIQMIVPFSAGGTSDFLARTVAEKLGTALDTTVVVDNRPGAGGNIGSAMVARAKPDGYTLLLGTVGTHAINQSVYKEMSFDAVKDFAPISLVAAVPNILVANPSLEANSVQELIALAKQKPGEITFASSGNGSSIHLSGEMFKSLAGVDMLHVPYKGSGPAVIDLLGGQVDIMFDNMPSALPHVQAGKLKAFAVTTSERSEAAPELPTIAEEGVKNYEATAWFGILAPAGTPTDIIEKLNTEIVKILDMPDVKERLAGQGAKAVSNSPAEFASYIKAELQKWEDVVKSSGFQPL
- a CDS encoding SDR family oxidoreductase; protein product: MSKERVLITGGASGIGAAIATRCRQDGYQPIIIDRIGDGIQADLSDPKETAHALEQALEGGPITRLVNNVGIVVPALAENQTLDELQLAWSLNVRCAVQCMQALLPGMKAAKFGRIVNMSSRAALGKELRTAYATSKAGLLGMTRVWALELGQYGITANAIGPGPIRTELFDKANPPGDARTERIIESVPVKRVGTPDDIAQAASFLMDERSGFTTGQVLYVCGGMTVGVAPV
- a CDS encoding 3-keto-5-aminohexanoate cleavage protein, encoding MMQEKVIITCAITGNLTTPEQHPGLPVTPKEIADSALEASKEGATVAHIHVRDPKTGRPSMEMEHYREVMDRIRQGNPDMVINLTTGPGGRFVPSEEDPRVAGPGTTLLRPELRVEHIAELRPEICTLDLNTMNSAGQVVINTPTNVRKMARIIKQAGVKPELEIFDSGDLRLACDLIREGELDGPGLFSFVLGVNYGFAANPETMAYARSMLPAGATWSAFGIGRHEFPMVAQAYLYGGHVRVGLEDNIYMSKGVLAESNAQLVGRARRIIESIGGDVASASQARKILGLSS